A stretch of the Maridesulfovibrio zosterae DSM 11974 genome encodes the following:
- a CDS encoding DUF6088 family protein produces MVKKQVLIRQAKGTFYRPKETIFGEVSPSDEELISFLTRKGDKITGILTGQSVYLKLQIATQVPSTLTIASITPRKK; encoded by the coding sequence CTGGTCAAAAAGCAAGTTCTTATCCGGCAAGCTAAAGGGACTTTCTACCGCCCCAAGGAAACCATTTTTGGGGAGGTCAGCCCTTCTGATGAGGAACTGATTTCTTTCCTGACACGCAAAGGCGACAAAATCACCGGAATCCTCACCGGGCAGTCCGTATACCTCAAACTCCAGATAGCCACGCAGGTTCCTAGTACCCTGACCATTGCGAGTATCACTCCCAGAAAAAAGTAA
- a CDS encoding DUF3450 domain-containing protein translates to MLKIIPTHVVILLLIALPVAATPSAKEVHAIATKAVQVEAESQKKYQQWAERKEEIASEIRDMKAMDSWLEYQNKKHTKYIKKQEEVIAELKRRKEEAKRIKIELEPFLETVVNSLGNFTKNDLPFLTEERNNRIQFLHDSLDDYNLELSEKLRRVLEALQVETEYGRNISTTKQQLEINGEPTQVSIFRLGRVAMFYQTMDGSETGVWDNNTNSWKPLNNSYSLTLHHAEEMADKKRAVELLDLPIGVAQ, encoded by the coding sequence ATGCTTAAAATAATCCCTACTCACGTAGTGATATTGTTACTGATAGCGCTTCCTGTAGCCGCAACCCCCTCTGCCAAAGAAGTCCATGCAATTGCAACTAAAGCCGTACAGGTGGAAGCTGAATCTCAAAAAAAATATCAGCAATGGGCTGAGCGTAAAGAAGAGATTGCTTCAGAAATACGGGATATGAAGGCGATGGATTCTTGGCTCGAATATCAAAATAAAAAACACACCAAGTACATAAAAAAACAGGAAGAAGTCATTGCGGAATTAAAACGACGTAAGGAAGAGGCAAAACGCATCAAAATAGAGCTTGAGCCATTCTTGGAAACCGTAGTGAATAGTTTGGGTAATTTTACTAAAAACGATCTCCCTTTCCTGACTGAAGAACGGAATAATCGTATTCAATTTTTACATGACTCCTTAGACGATTATAACCTTGAACTTAGTGAAAAACTACGCCGGGTGCTCGAAGCCTTACAGGTGGAGACTGAGTACGGGCGAAACATATCAACAACCAAACAGCAATTAGAGATTAATGGTGAGCCAACCCAAGTATCTATTTTCCGATTAGGCCGTGTAGCCATGTTTTATCAGACAATGGACGGATCTGAGACCGGAGTATGGGATAATAATACTAACTCATGGAAACCGTTAAACAATTCCTACTCTCTAACTCTGCATCATGCTGAAGAAATGGCAGATAAAAAACGTGCGGTCGAGTTACTCGACCTTCCTATTGGAGTTGCTCAATGA
- a CDS encoding calcium-binding protein, whose product MPSSIIGQSGSVDNQIYVDEEKIKKNLEVQATDKELDANNEKDTDFPSTGDVVSISEAGAKQASHDTKSVDLPDGAYTTAPEKPEGSETLTIASTTMSSGRTVVVDKIWKPNKEAFKVGGAFYGYQASIFGADDELEGCFTLKKDTIINEGKDGKLNINDYVKGDETEGDDLIIGLNNKDLSGGDGNDTIVELSGDYNEEKVKTEGDAEEQKEAEEGKLSAGVSIDGGSGNDRVFVHGGRYSNVSFIDTGSGDDSVKYDRAKDVTIDTGSGDDSITAGVIYQSTVRTGSGDDKVQIDRTLDKKDWEDAKKSLAGVYESDVDLGEGDDQIEFGALRASNLETGTGSDVAQGYAIDYSSTVKADGDLSVRAEFIDDSKINVSGGSLNIKASFISKATITTDAKEAEDSIKQEGNSKVAKKTSKGTKIEARDIQKSKISTGRGNDFVSAAYIRDSNIETGDGADSIYVKEGVYKSKVYTGAGSDTVKSREYDRSVLDTGSGSDKASFDYIMSDSIASLGDGDDTLNCYVSNSFVDFGSGNDVLNAYAITSSIISGVGSGSKINLVKGFSEKVGSWNGIVGNNIPDEVDSKNELLCKILDNYNKWRETGEYNIDDGEYRSNKGVQGSNLDSDLFKINQSNVSSSKR is encoded by the coding sequence ATGCCTTCATCTATCATAGGTCAATCCGGCTCTGTTGATAATCAGATTTATGTTGATGAAGAAAAAATCAAGAAAAATTTGGAAGTGCAAGCTACTGATAAAGAGCTCGACGCTAACAATGAAAAGGACACCGATTTTCCGTCAACAGGCGATGTTGTCAGTATTTCCGAGGCAGGCGCGAAGCAGGCTAGTCATGATACTAAATCTGTCGACCTGCCCGACGGAGCTTATACTACTGCTCCTGAAAAACCAGAGGGCAGCGAGACTTTAACCATTGCATCCACGACCATGTCTTCAGGGCGAACTGTTGTTGTAGATAAGATATGGAAGCCTAATAAAGAAGCTTTCAAGGTTGGTGGAGCATTCTACGGCTATCAGGCCAGTATCTTTGGTGCCGATGATGAGCTTGAAGGTTGTTTTACCTTAAAAAAAGATACGATTATCAATGAAGGTAAAGACGGAAAGCTCAATATCAATGACTACGTGAAAGGAGATGAAACCGAAGGCGACGACCTGATTATCGGGCTTAATAATAAGGATCTTTCCGGTGGAGACGGGAATGACACAATTGTAGAGTTGTCTGGAGACTACAATGAAGAAAAGGTCAAAACCGAAGGAGATGCCGAAGAACAGAAGGAGGCTGAAGAAGGCAAGTTGTCAGCCGGGGTCTCCATTGATGGTGGAAGTGGTAATGACCGGGTTTTTGTCCATGGCGGTCGGTATTCGAATGTCAGCTTCATCGATACCGGCTCTGGTGATGATTCTGTTAAGTATGACAGGGCTAAGGATGTGACAATTGATACCGGATCAGGAGACGACTCCATCACTGCGGGAGTTATATATCAATCGACTGTGAGAACAGGGTCTGGTGATGATAAGGTACAGATTGACCGAACTCTTGATAAAAAGGATTGGGAAGATGCGAAGAAGTCTCTCGCTGGAGTTTATGAGTCAGATGTAGATCTTGGAGAAGGTGATGATCAGATTGAATTTGGTGCGTTGCGGGCCAGCAATCTGGAAACTGGTACAGGAAGTGATGTCGCACAAGGTTATGCAATAGACTATTCTTCCACTGTAAAGGCGGATGGAGATTTAAGTGTTCGCGCCGAATTTATTGATGACTCTAAAATCAATGTCTCGGGCGGCTCGCTGAATATAAAGGCATCCTTTATAAGCAAGGCAACTATAACTACCGATGCTAAGGAAGCTGAGGATTCCATTAAGCAAGAAGGCAATTCAAAGGTTGCAAAAAAGACTTCAAAGGGCACTAAAATCGAGGCGCGAGACATACAAAAGTCCAAGATTTCAACAGGACGCGGGAATGATTTCGTCAGCGCCGCATATATCCGCGACAGTAATATCGAGACAGGGGATGGAGCGGATTCGATTTATGTAAAGGAAGGCGTATATAAAAGCAAAGTTTATACTGGCGCAGGAAGTGATACTGTAAAAAGTCGGGAGTATGATCGCTCTGTTCTCGATACTGGTTCTGGTAGCGATAAAGCTTCGTTTGATTATATAATGTCTGATAGTATTGCCAGTCTCGGAGATGGTGATGATACATTGAATTGTTATGTATCAAATTCATTTGTAGATTTTGGTAGTGGTAATGATGTCCTTAATGCTTATGCGATAACCAGTTCTATTATAAGTGGAGTTGGCTCTGGGTCAAAGATAAATCTTGTAAAGGGATTCAGTGAGAAAGTGGGCTCATGGAACGGAATTGTCGGTAATAATATACCTGATGAGGTAGATTCTAAAAATGAACTGCTCTGCAAGATTTTGGATAACTACAATAAGTGGAGAGAAACCGGAGAATACAATATTGATGACGGCGAGTACCGTAGCAATAAAGGTGTGCAAGGTTCCAATTTAGATAGTGATCTTTTCAAAATAAACCAAAGCAATGTTTCCAGCAGTAAAAGGTGA
- a CDS encoding ExbD/TolR family protein encodes MKSIRYMRGSRTRKSEINMTPLIDIVFILLIFFIVTTSFVREAGVDVQRPSAQTAETKEKANVILGLTAQGQIFVEGRPLDIRSVRAYMERFLAETPEGAVVIVADKQSMTGATVQVLDQCRLAGVKNISIAAKKQ; translated from the coding sequence ATGAAAAGTATTCGTTACATGCGTGGAAGTCGAACCCGCAAGAGTGAAATCAACATGACTCCGCTCATCGACATAGTATTCATCCTGCTCATCTTCTTTATTGTAACCACCAGTTTTGTCCGTGAAGCCGGTGTTGACGTTCAGAGGCCTTCGGCTCAGACGGCTGAAACCAAAGAAAAAGCAAACGTAATATTAGGACTCACAGCTCAAGGGCAAATATTCGTAGAAGGTAGGCCTTTAGATATTCGATCGGTGCGGGCTTACATGGAACGTTTTCTGGCAGAAACGCCTGAAGGGGCTGTGGTCATTGTAGCCGACAAACAGAGCATGACCGGAGCGACCGTCCAGGTACTAGACCAGTGCCGTTTAGCAGGTGTAAAAAACATTAGTATCGCGGCCAAAAAACAATGA
- a CDS encoding MotA/TolQ/ExbB proton channel family protein, whose amino-acid sequence MQWRDLIERIADLFQAGGEIMIPLLMLSLAIWTLAIVKGIRLMRERRKECSPEQCLRTFKKKSNMCETGLAKWQWDILSRYMAERCEDSELNREILESIRMRQESQTVRYIGTILILAAIAPLLGLLGTVTGMIATFDVISQFGTGNARALASGIAEALLTTQSGLIVAVPGLIMGTILFHRSEKLKSRMKLFCIGLQEQTDDTRSYGE is encoded by the coding sequence ATGCAGTGGCGTGATCTCATTGAGCGCATTGCTGATCTTTTTCAAGCTGGTGGAGAAATCATGATTCCGTTGTTAATGCTCTCTCTGGCAATATGGACCCTAGCTATTGTTAAAGGGATACGCCTTATGCGAGAGCGGCGAAAAGAATGTAGTCCTGAGCAATGCTTAAGAACTTTTAAGAAAAAATCAAACATGTGCGAAACAGGGCTGGCTAAATGGCAATGGGACATTCTTTCCAGATACATGGCCGAACGCTGTGAAGATTCAGAATTAAACAGGGAAATATTGGAGTCAATTCGCATGCGGCAAGAGTCGCAGACTGTACGCTACATCGGCACAATTCTAATATTGGCGGCTATAGCACCACTACTAGGCTTGTTGGGTACGGTAACAGGCATGATTGCAACATTTGACGTCATTTCTCAGTTTGGCACAGGCAATGCTCGTGCACTCGCATCAGGTATAGCTGAAGCATTACTAACAACGCAAAGCGGGTTAATCGTAGCAGTACCAGGATTGATCATGGGTACTATTCTTTTTCATAGATCAGAAAAGCTTAAATCCCGCATGAAATTGTTCTGCATCGGCCTACAGGAACAAACCGACGACACTCGGTCTTACGGAGAGTAG
- a CDS encoding pentapeptide repeat-containing protein, with the protein MPCCKCEEYEWSKPQEVVYTDPERGKSYCLFHAPKEYKYENIHDKSLVSNQDFNQRVFALIKPDGYETQEMRGIVFPGDINFTDKEMRFNRVTSAAKRRFSFEESHFHGKAIFKGFHFGNVNFTGCIFESEALFAESHFMKDSETKVSFKRSIFKTKCDFMSAKFEVSVSFKFAEFHGRTDFVNCVFENLAEFKSVKFIGDVNFFSCYADYRKIHIRSAVLDNVVFSDREVPFFIFQGCKWPVRMSLERERFSAAQDNDILPSHFFTALEDLYRSLKQMAADKHDMLKLSDWHYREKLFKLISEFSDDPLAIHLQLFENEKSSIKERSLHFVKILFCRPVRKVLSATFWYWLISGFGEKPFRAGGVLLSLILGIWFLLGFVGIVSSKSSLLIQGLAAPTWENIENFGTVFMTLFKNIMLFKTTAIEFHAQYGWANGVVLVFTRLIIPLQVALFAFALRNRFRR; encoded by the coding sequence ATGCCTTGTTGTAAGTGTGAAGAATATGAGTGGAGTAAGCCTCAAGAAGTTGTTTATACTGATCCTGAAAGAGGGAAAAGTTATTGCTTATTTCATGCCCCAAAAGAATATAAATATGAAAATATACACGATAAGAGTCTTGTTTCTAATCAGGACTTTAATCAAAGAGTCTTTGCTTTGATTAAACCGGATGGCTATGAAACACAGGAAATGAGGGGAATAGTTTTTCCTGGAGATATTAATTTTACAGATAAAGAAATGCGTTTTAATAGAGTAACCTCCGCTGCAAAGAGAAGGTTTTCATTTGAAGAATCCCATTTTCATGGAAAGGCCATATTTAAGGGGTTCCATTTTGGAAATGTTAATTTCACCGGTTGCATTTTTGAAAGTGAAGCTCTTTTTGCAGAAAGCCACTTTATGAAAGATTCTGAAACAAAAGTTTCTTTTAAAAGGTCTATCTTTAAAACTAAGTGTGATTTTATGTCGGCAAAATTTGAAGTCAGTGTTTCTTTTAAGTTTGCTGAATTTCATGGACGTACTGATTTCGTTAATTGTGTTTTTGAAAATTTAGCTGAATTTAAATCAGTCAAATTTATTGGGGATGTTAATTTTTTTTCTTGCTATGCAGACTATAGGAAAATTCATATTAGGTCGGCAGTGTTAGATAATGTTGTGTTTTCTGATCGTGAAGTTCCATTCTTTATTTTCCAAGGATGTAAGTGGCCTGTTAGAATGTCTTTAGAAAGAGAAAGATTTAGCGCTGCACAAGATAACGATATTTTGCCGAGTCATTTCTTTACGGCATTAGAGGACTTATATAGGAGTCTTAAGCAAATGGCTGCTGATAAACATGATATGTTGAAATTATCTGATTGGCACTATCGTGAAAAGCTTTTTAAGCTTATTAGTGAATTTTCAGATGATCCATTAGCTATTCATTTGCAGTTATTTGAAAATGAAAAAAGTTCTATAAAAGAGCGTTCGCTTCATTTTGTCAAAATTTTATTTTGTAGACCAGTTCGTAAAGTTTTATCAGCTACATTTTGGTATTGGTTAATTAGTGGATTTGGTGAAAAACCATTTAGGGCTGGTGGAGTTCTTCTTAGTTTGATTCTTGGAATTTGGTTCCTTTTAGGATTTGTGGGGATAGTCTCTTCTAAGTCGAGCCTTCTTATTCAAGGTTTGGCTGCACCCACTTGGGAAAATATAGAAAATTTTGGAACAGTTTTCATGACGTTGTTTAAAAACATAATGCTGTTCAAAACGACTGCAATAGAGTTTCATGCTCAGTATGGGTGGGCAAATGGGGTGGTTCTGGTTTTTACGCGGCTAATTATTCCTCTACAGGTCGCTCTTTTTGCCTTCGCGCTTCGTAATCGATTTAGAAGGTAA
- a CDS encoding tyrosine-type recombinase/integrase: protein MAKDKRKWITSAKFSGVRWYQHETRKHGVKFDKCFGLRYAAAGRRFQPTLGWASEGWTEQKAAIELSKLKEAYKTGKGNFSLSEKRKKNQKKYLQEQEEIKTKEKESTTFSDFWEQSYWPTQNYKSVGSLGAESALYRNWICPKIGKVQLVRLKAKDVEKVSSAMFAKDRSIASVNYALAVISQVWNLAKRDGLVAEDSPTKKVKLPKKDNHRTRFLTKDEATRLFKELKTRSPETHDMAILALYCGLRFGEIASLTWQDIDFENEDIYIRDPKAGINRKAFFINQVREMLQRRSAEPHASAELIFSTIDGGKLVRVSKTFGRIAAEMFNEEVADPRQKVCFHSLRHTFASWHVQRGTDLYTVKKLMGHISFKMTQRYAHLAPDGLRKAVKVLED, encoded by the coding sequence ATGGCGAAGGATAAAAGAAAGTGGATTACTTCAGCAAAATTTTCTGGCGTGCGCTGGTACCAGCATGAAACCCGAAAACATGGGGTAAAATTTGATAAGTGCTTTGGCTTGCGCTATGCGGCGGCTGGTAGAAGATTTCAACCAACTCTTGGTTGGGCCAGTGAAGGATGGACTGAGCAAAAAGCAGCTATAGAACTTTCAAAGCTCAAGGAAGCCTACAAAACAGGCAAAGGAAACTTCTCACTTTCGGAAAAACGGAAAAAGAACCAGAAGAAATATCTGCAAGAGCAAGAAGAGATAAAAACAAAAGAAAAAGAATCTACTACCTTCTCTGATTTCTGGGAACAAAGCTACTGGCCAACGCAAAACTATAAGTCTGTCGGATCTCTCGGAGCTGAATCAGCACTTTATAGAAACTGGATATGCCCAAAGATAGGCAAAGTTCAGCTTGTAAGGCTCAAAGCTAAAGATGTTGAAAAAGTTTCATCCGCTATGTTTGCAAAAGACAGGAGTATAGCATCTGTCAATTATGCTTTAGCCGTGATCTCACAAGTCTGGAATCTTGCAAAACGCGATGGACTTGTTGCAGAAGACTCCCCCACTAAAAAAGTGAAGCTACCCAAAAAAGATAATCACCGCACCCGCTTTTTGACAAAAGATGAAGCTACCAGACTTTTCAAAGAGTTAAAAACAAGATCCCCCGAAACCCACGACATGGCTATTCTAGCTTTATACTGCGGATTACGGTTCGGAGAAATTGCCTCCCTTACATGGCAGGACATCGATTTCGAAAATGAAGATATTTACATTCGAGATCCCAAAGCAGGAATTAACCGTAAAGCTTTTTTCATTAATCAAGTACGAGAGATGCTACAGCGTAGATCCGCTGAACCCCACGCAAGTGCAGAACTCATATTTAGCACCATTGACGGAGGCAAACTTGTTCGAGTCTCGAAGACATTCGGCAGAATTGCGGCTGAAATGTTCAATGAAGAAGTGGCAGACCCCAGACAAAAGGTCTGCTTTCATAGCCTGCGTCATACTTTTGCATCATGGCATGTCCAGCGTGGAACAGATTTATACACCGTTAAGAAGCTCATGGGACATATTAGCTTTAAAATGACTCAACGTTATGCACACCTCGCCCCTGACGGACTTAGGAAGGCTGTTAAGGTTTTGGAGGATTAA
- a CDS encoding MotA/TolQ/ExbB proton channel family protein gives MKYLTLTILVLLLFSVGAQAQEWSQTRQAVNTVASAAKYNAAKTQALIANEQKELGVEKATLKKAISLKQQQFATFKKHYNLLLKQEKTLNEELAAQAQELKTIDGTIRTSAKQAREYFHESLTTPEYPERTMVLSEMLQSKNFPGLEGIQKLLTLYMEEMTSSGKVIHRTGSFIGTDGTNKTGELVRIGTFTAAYRLDEGTLGFLRPTSKGNKLAAVKGEPGWSLSTTMNDFFEGKGKNFPVDISNGAALARLAQNQKSLLEWLNAGGLLVWPIILVGVLAIILCVERFYTLCKIRSNSDRNMEKIIKMVSQGKWKQCRDFCSTQSRFPTCRIIAHTLKYVGNTREIIENAFQEGLLKELPLLERFLPTLSVLAAVAPLLGLLGTVTGMINTFQIITLYGTGDPRMMSGGISEALVTTQLGLAVAVPIMILHHILERRVDKIIGDMEEKGTGFAVALMKKGQIKQREEFDAVA, from the coding sequence ATGAAATATCTCACACTAACCATTTTAGTATTGTTACTTTTCTCTGTTGGTGCTCAGGCCCAAGAGTGGTCACAGACTCGGCAGGCTGTAAATACCGTGGCAAGTGCAGCAAAATATAATGCTGCCAAAACTCAAGCATTAATTGCAAATGAACAAAAAGAACTCGGAGTAGAAAAAGCAACACTAAAAAAAGCAATTAGCCTTAAGCAGCAACAGTTTGCTACTTTTAAAAAACACTACAATCTATTGCTTAAACAAGAAAAAACTCTCAATGAAGAATTAGCTGCACAAGCACAAGAACTCAAGACTATTGACGGGACCATACGCACCTCAGCAAAACAGGCTAGGGAATATTTCCATGAAAGCCTGACGACTCCAGAGTATCCTGAGCGAACTATGGTGCTAAGCGAAATGCTTCAATCCAAGAACTTTCCTGGGTTGGAGGGTATTCAAAAACTACTTACTTTATATATGGAAGAAATGACTTCCTCTGGGAAAGTCATTCATCGCACCGGATCATTTATAGGAACGGATGGCACAAACAAAACAGGCGAACTGGTCAGAATAGGTACATTTACAGCAGCCTACCGCCTTGATGAGGGAACATTGGGCTTTCTACGCCCTACCAGCAAAGGCAACAAGCTCGCGGCTGTTAAAGGTGAACCTGGGTGGTCTTTGTCTACAACCATGAATGACTTCTTTGAAGGTAAAGGCAAAAACTTTCCGGTTGATATTTCGAACGGCGCAGCCCTAGCCAGACTTGCCCAAAACCAAAAAAGTTTATTGGAGTGGCTGAATGCAGGAGGATTACTGGTCTGGCCTATCATTTTAGTCGGGGTTCTAGCCATAATCTTATGCGTAGAACGGTTCTATACACTGTGCAAAATACGTAGCAACTCAGACCGCAACATGGAAAAAATAATAAAGATGGTTTCTCAGGGAAAGTGGAAACAATGCCGTGACTTTTGCAGTACACAATCCCGATTCCCGACATGCCGAATTATTGCTCATACTCTAAAATATGTGGGAAACACACGAGAAATTATCGAAAATGCTTTTCAAGAAGGATTACTTAAAGAACTCCCTTTGCTGGAACGTTTTTTACCCACTTTAAGCGTACTGGCCGCAGTTGCACCTCTGCTGGGATTATTAGGCACTGTTACAGGAATGATTAACACCTTCCAAATTATTACTCTTTACGGCACGGGCGACCCGCGCATGATGTCCGGAGGGATATCAGAAGCTTTAGTCACCACACAGTTAGGGTTGGCCGTGGCTGTTCCAATAATGATCTTGCATCATATACTTGAACGAAGAGTTGATAAGATAATTGGTGACATGGAAGAAAAGGGTACCGGCTTTGCCGTGGCCCTCATGAAAAAAGGACAAATCAAACAACGGGAGGAGTTCGATGCAGTGGCGTGA
- a CDS encoding bacteriophage T4 gp5 trimerisation domain-containing protein, giving the protein MREVIRKAVLKLFPELSGGLHLDRYARVLAVSDEPEQGGSCERFRPRYAVDLEILTPEGERDAAYPIYKDVPLPVSSAGMERGSFGFPETGVMVVVGFAYGRPDHPLIRQIYPLGLSLPKVATGELLWQQDDETLQRVDPNGNWTRKTTGQITDSSLKRAVGAIDSMVELVRDFRKIAGNSTEEIGGVKHIEALGAVLLGSGGHIDMVAIDNMNFVTAADASWIVSRDWNGVTGGDHHHTIKQNMTENVLMNRNENTTLNLTEVVGQNESSTVMGNRADVTDLDHSTEVRGNRTDEIKKDHTSKVDGNRTQTVKKSFTRNVTENFTSKTDGNFTETIGGDMQSTVSGRSSEDVSGDKNIQAENIRMKGTTFTLTTKDGNISFFPLMLDFMAEVRDALYVLDHHTHPEATKIVQAAEVKSHADDIDVIRGKLDVMSG; this is encoded by the coding sequence ATGCGTGAAGTAATCCGCAAAGCTGTGCTTAAACTGTTTCCTGAGCTCTCCGGAGGATTGCATTTAGATAGATATGCCAGAGTGCTGGCCGTGAGTGATGAGCCGGAGCAGGGTGGAAGCTGTGAGCGGTTCCGACCGCGCTATGCAGTGGATCTGGAAATACTTACACCTGAAGGTGAACGGGACGCAGCGTATCCTATATATAAAGATGTTCCGCTTCCTGTATCAAGTGCGGGGATGGAGCGAGGAAGTTTTGGTTTTCCAGAAACTGGCGTAATGGTGGTTGTCGGGTTTGCTTACGGTAGGCCGGATCATCCGCTGATACGGCAGATCTATCCGCTGGGGTTGTCGCTTCCTAAAGTGGCAACTGGTGAGCTGCTTTGGCAGCAGGATGATGAGACTTTGCAGCGCGTTGATCCTAACGGAAACTGGACACGTAAAACTACTGGCCAGATTACAGACAGCAGTTTGAAAAGGGCTGTTGGCGCGATTGATTCTATGGTTGAGCTGGTGCGTGACTTCCGCAAGATTGCCGGAAACAGCACAGAGGAAATCGGTGGAGTAAAGCATATTGAAGCTTTGGGCGCGGTGCTGCTTGGTTCTGGTGGGCATATTGATATGGTGGCTATTGATAACATGAATTTTGTCACTGCTGCCGATGCCAGCTGGATTGTTTCCAGAGATTGGAATGGAGTTACAGGAGGGGATCATCATCACACAATTAAGCAGAATATGACTGAAAATGTGCTGATGAATCGAAATGAAAACACCACTCTGAATTTAACTGAAGTGGTTGGTCAGAATGAAAGTTCTACGGTTATGGGCAATCGGGCGGACGTTACTGATCTGGATCACAGCACCGAGGTGCGCGGTAATCGCACGGATGAAATTAAAAAGGATCATACATCCAAGGTAGACGGAAACAGAACCCAGACCGTGAAGAAAAGTTTTACCAGGAATGTTACCGAGAATTTTACCAGCAAGACCGATGGCAATTTTACTGAGACAATCGGCGGTGATATGCAAAGCACGGTTAGCGGTCGTAGCTCAGAAGATGTTTCCGGAGATAAAAATATTCAGGCAGAGAATATCCGGATGAAAGGGACAACATTCACACTAACAACCAAGGACGGTAATATTAGCTTTTTTCCGCTGATGCTGGATTTTATGGCAGAGGTGCGGGACGCTCTTTATGTTCTTGACCATCACACGCATCCGGAAGCAACAAAGATTGTTCAGGCGGCAGAGGTTAAGAGCCATGCGGATGATATTGACGTAATTCGTGGCAAGCTGGATGTTATGTCTGGGTGA
- a CDS encoding glycosyltransferase, whose protein sequence is MSGFRPYDEYQKLLRASSVHVYLTAPFVLSWSMLEAMSSGCLLVASDTAPVREVITHGENGFLVNFWDSKQLSKSVIKALNKQETFKKIRRNARQTILDKYDLSNLLVKHEQVLLGCLAK, encoded by the coding sequence ATGTCAGGTTTTAGGCCATATGATGAATATCAAAAGTTATTAAGGGCCTCGTCAGTACATGTATACTTAACTGCGCCATTTGTTCTTTCATGGTCGATGCTTGAAGCAATGAGTAGCGGATGTTTGCTTGTTGCCTCTGACACAGCACCTGTCCGTGAAGTTATTACACATGGTGAAAATGGTTTTCTTGTGAATTTCTGGGACAGTAAACAACTGTCTAAGTCAGTAATTAAGGCTTTAAACAAGCAAGAGACATTTAAAAAAATCCGTAGAAATGCTCGTCAGACAATTTTGGATAAGTATGATTTGAGTAATTTGCTCGTTAAACATGAGCAAGTCCTTTTGGGTTGCCTTGCAAAGTAG
- a CDS encoding energy transducer TonB → MIFFRHKNSSDFVAASMASIMIVGLIYIGVLLLNDAEQPSEFSIIEGAIRIALPQEIIPKKELQRKKLKEVKPPERLPKTFSAKSKPKHVKPIVNLSLPTFSADVNPAFKGGISMPVSKIEGIGFNMDEVDDLPQPLRSYPPKYPYNAKRNSIEGKVVVRMLVTKDGIPSEVSIHSATPSGIFEKTAISAAKRWRFRPGQYKGRAVDTWVLLPFNFEMTQ, encoded by the coding sequence ATGATATTTTTTAGACACAAGAATTCAAGTGATTTTGTCGCTGCCAGCATGGCATCGATCATGATTGTCGGGCTTATTTACATCGGAGTATTATTGCTAAATGATGCAGAGCAGCCAAGTGAATTCTCAATAATAGAAGGAGCTATCCGCATTGCCCTGCCTCAAGAAATTATCCCTAAAAAAGAGTTACAGCGTAAGAAGCTTAAGGAAGTAAAGCCTCCTGAACGGCTACCGAAAACATTCTCAGCTAAGTCAAAACCTAAACACGTGAAGCCCATAGTAAATCTCAGCCTTCCGACCTTCAGCGCAGACGTAAACCCCGCTTTTAAAGGTGGAATATCTATGCCTGTAAGTAAAATCGAAGGGATAGGCTTCAACATGGATGAGGTTGATGATCTTCCCCAACCACTACGCAGTTATCCTCCTAAATACCCATACAATGCAAAACGCAACAGCATAGAAGGAAAAGTGGTGGTGCGCATGCTGGTTACTAAAGACGGAATTCCTTCCGAAGTTTCTATTCATTCCGCCACTCCATCAGGAATATTTGAAAAAACGGCAATCAGCGCCGCTAAACGTTGGAGATTTCGGCCCGGGCAATACAAGGGCCGTGCGGTAGACACATGGGTACTGCTACCTTTCAACTTCGAGATGACACAATGA